GCTGCGCCACCACCCGCCCGGTGAGGCCCGGGTCGGTGGCGTGCGCCCGCACGTAGCGGCGCACGACCGTCTCCACCTCGGCGAGGTTCCCGGGCGCGGACGGACGGTCCGCCGCGCGTCCCGCGACCGCCATCCGCAGCAGCTCGCCGATCCGGTCGCACACCGCGTCGAACTCGGCCGCGCCGAGCGCGTCCGCCTCCGCCGCCACGGCCCGCACCATGTCCGCGACGACCCGGCCGAGCCCCGCCGACACGTCCACGAGCACGACGCCGTCGAGCGCTGCGGGCGGGAGTTCGCGCACCGGGACGGTCAGGGCCAATGCGGGCCCGGCGAGGCGGGCGGGGTGCACGGGCGGCAGCAGGAGCGCGGTCCCCGGAGGGAGGTCGGCGCCGTCCAGGGCGAGGCCGCCGCCGTGGGGGACCAGGAGGCGGCCGGTGCCGCGCGGTGCGGGGTCGTCCGGCCGGTACCGGACGACCCGGTAGGCGGCGCCGTCGCCCATCCGCGCCTCCGCCCGAACCCACCGTCCTTCGTACCACCGCAGGTCAGGCTAGCGCGATCTTGACCGGAAACCGGCGCAAACTACCGGAAAGTAACTCCATTTCGGCGCACGGTGATCGTCCGTGCGCGTGGCGACCATTTTTCTGCGCGTTCACGCAAGCGCCCGAGCGCGCGGCGTCCTACGGTCACCAAATCGCGACATTTCATTACTGTCCGATATCCACCCCGGCCCCGGGCGACCCGCGCCCGCCGCGGCCGACCCCCTGCGCACGAGGAACCGATGGAGCACATCCTGTGGGCGGCGGCCCTGGCCGCCGTGGCCGGCGTCGCCGCCGTCCTGCTGGCCCGCGAACGCCGGTCGGCCGCCGGGCTCCGCGACCGCACGGCCGAACTCTCGGACGCCGTCGAACTGCGGGACCGGGAGCTGGCCCACCTCGCGGCGGTACGGCTGCCCGAGCTGCGGGAGTCGCTGCAGAACTCGTACGTCCGGGTGAGCGGCCCGCTGCACCGGCGGCTCGACGCACAGGCGCCCGGATTCGCGCGAGACGTGCAGAAGATCATGGACCTGTTCAGCGGGTCGGTCGAGCGCGTCGCCGAGCACGCGGCGCAGGCGAGCCGGTCCGCGGACCGCTCGATGATGCGCACGATGCAGAGCCTCGCCAACGAGCAGCAGCTCGCCATCTCGACCATGCAGGAGCGGCACGACGACCCCGACGTGCTCGAGGGGCTGCTCCGCATCGACCACATGAACGCGCAGATCGGCCGCCGCGCGCAGGCCATGGCGGTGCTGAGCGGATCGTGGCCGGGCCAGCAGCGGTCGGCGTCCTCGCTGAGCGACGTGGTGCGCGGCGCCACCTCCCGCATCCGCGACTACCTGCGCGTCAACATGCAGAATCCGGTGAACATGGCGGTGATCAGCCGGGCCGTGGAGCCGGTCGTGCTGACCGTCGCCGAGCTGCTGGACAACGCCGCCCGGCACTCCCGGCCCGACACCATGGTCGAGGTCAACTTCCAGACGACGCACAACGGCGTCGCCATCATGATCGACGACGCCGGCGTCGCGATGACGCCCGAGGAGCTGCGGCGGGCGGACGAGCGGCTGTCCGGCGAGGTCCCGTCGGACGTGCAGTGGCTCGGCGACCCGCCGCAGGTCGGGTTCGCCGTCGCGGGCGTGCTCGCCGCGCGGTACGGGTTCTCGGTGTCGGTCGACACCCGCTCCCCCTACGGCGGCGTCCGTGCGGTGGTGCTCGTCCCGAACGCGCTGCTCACGCCCGTCCCGGACGCGCCGGGCGCGGCGGCCGCGCCCGGGCCCGCCGCGTCCCGCCCGG
The nucleotide sequence above comes from Actinomadura algeriensis. Encoded proteins:
- a CDS encoding helix-turn-helix transcriptional regulator — protein: MGDGAAYRVVRYRPDDPAPRGTGRLLVPHGGGLALDGADLPPGTALLLPPVHPARLAGPALALTVPVRELPPAALDGVVLVDVSAGLGRVVADMVRAVAAEADALGAAEFDAVCDRIGELLRMAVAGRAADRPSAPGNLAEVETVVRRYVRAHATDPGLTGRVVAQQLGWSLRQIQLALQRAGTTPRALIREERLRLVRDRLRDPADRAVSITDLAHAAGFSSAGALSTAFRRRFGVSPRELRRGRG
- a CDS encoding ATP-binding protein — its product is MEHILWAAALAAVAGVAAVLLARERRSAAGLRDRTAELSDAVELRDRELAHLAAVRLPELRESLQNSYVRVSGPLHRRLDAQAPGFARDVQKIMDLFSGSVERVAEHAAQASRSADRSMMRTMQSLANEQQLAISTMQERHDDPDVLEGLLRIDHMNAQIGRRAQAMAVLSGSWPGQQRSASSLSDVVRGATSRIRDYLRVNMQNPVNMAVISRAVEPVVLTVAELLDNAARHSRPDTMVEVNFQTTHNGVAIMIDDAGVAMTPEELRRADERLSGEVPSDVQWLGDPPQVGFAVAGVLAARYGFSVSVDTRSPYGGVRAVVLVPNALLTPVPDAPGAAAAPGPAASRPADAAPSRDAARTGAVTAGGLPKRSRVAVAERDAGRAEEQTSGAADATDAAAPARAAGDGEEPPARPAREIAAGLGAWQRGTRSGRAGASPGEAGATGPGGDPRP